One Oceaniferula flava genomic window carries:
- a CDS encoding SLC13 family permease, giving the protein MLIFETWQQGFLAALVVLVFICFVKEWISAELVALSALLACVMTGILSVDVEDPYNALKVFSHPAPITVACMFVLSAALERTGVIEALGNWFEKLAGSSPVKMLVVMMSLVAFLSGFVNNTPVVVVFMPIVLGICRRREYTASKYLIPLSYAAIVGGTMTIIGTSTNLIATGIAEKKGLEGFTMFSITPLGLVFVATAFIYMLTIGKKLLPTRVTLATLLDNENSREFITHAYVRKESDLDGKAFPETDLAKMKKARVLEVLRDGRRLRRPLNEIIFQAGDEIVFKGVLEGVMDVSQTEGIDVRGKESAGLEGIRTESALLMEGIIGPESTMTGKSLKELNFRQRFGVLILAVHRRGRNLRERFEDEKLAFGDTLLVQGPTEKMRTLFRQRDFINLSEPNHTTFRRSKAPIAICALLLFMIVGAIGGNFGIPRIPIVQLAITGALLVLVTRCVQPQEAYRAIEWKVVFLIFGMLGLGMAIERSGLAQLIANGMTNGLGIENPYLMLALMYLLSAVMTEIISNNAVAVLLTPLAIVVANTLSLTIGEPVSPIPFVIAVMFGSSASFSTPIGYQTNTFVYGAGGYKFGDFFRAGFPLAVILWLMASCLIPLLWPFDAV; this is encoded by the coding sequence ATGCTCATCTTCGAAACATGGCAACAGGGATTCCTCGCCGCGCTGGTGGTGCTGGTCTTTATCTGTTTTGTCAAAGAGTGGATCTCAGCCGAACTGGTGGCTCTGTCGGCATTGCTTGCCTGCGTGATGACCGGCATTCTCAGCGTCGATGTTGAAGACCCCTACAATGCGCTGAAAGTTTTCTCCCACCCCGCCCCGATCACCGTGGCTTGCATGTTTGTGCTCAGTGCCGCACTGGAGCGAACCGGGGTGATCGAAGCGCTGGGTAATTGGTTTGAAAAACTGGCCGGCAGCTCCCCGGTCAAGATGCTCGTGGTGATGATGTCACTCGTGGCCTTCCTCTCTGGCTTCGTCAATAACACGCCGGTGGTGGTGGTGTTCATGCCCATCGTGTTAGGCATTTGCCGTCGCCGCGAATACACCGCCTCCAAGTATCTCATCCCCCTTTCCTACGCAGCCATCGTCGGCGGCACCATGACCATCATCGGCACCTCCACCAATCTCATTGCCACCGGCATCGCCGAGAAAAAGGGACTGGAGGGCTTCACCATGTTTTCCATCACTCCACTCGGTCTCGTCTTTGTGGCCACGGCATTTATTTACATGCTGACGATCGGGAAGAAGCTGCTGCCCACACGCGTCACCCTGGCCACTCTGCTCGATAACGAAAACTCCAGAGAGTTCATCACCCATGCCTATGTGCGCAAAGAGAGTGACCTCGATGGCAAGGCATTTCCAGAAACTGATCTGGCGAAAATGAAAAAAGCCCGGGTGCTGGAAGTGCTGCGCGACGGCAGACGACTGCGCCGTCCACTCAACGAAATCATCTTCCAAGCGGGCGATGAAATCGTCTTCAAAGGGGTGTTGGAAGGTGTCATGGATGTCTCTCAAACCGAGGGCATCGATGTCCGCGGTAAGGAATCGGCAGGTCTCGAAGGCATCCGCACCGAGAGTGCGCTGCTGATGGAGGGCATCATCGGACCGGAATCGACGATGACCGGAAAAAGCCTGAAGGAGCTGAACTTCCGTCAACGCTTCGGCGTCCTGATCCTAGCGGTGCACCGCCGCGGACGCAACCTGCGCGAACGCTTTGAAGACGAAAAGCTCGCCTTTGGTGACACCTTGCTCGTGCAGGGTCCGACGGAAAAAATGCGCACCCTTTTCCGTCAGCGCGACTTCATCAACCTCAGCGAACCCAATCACACCACCTTCCGCAGAAGCAAAGCCCCTATTGCCATCTGTGCGCTGCTCTTGTTCATGATTGTTGGCGCTATCGGTGGCAACTTTGGCATCCCCCGGATCCCGATTGTGCAGCTGGCGATTACCGGAGCGCTACTCGTCCTAGTGACCCGCTGCGTGCAGCCCCAGGAAGCCTACCGCGCGATTGAGTGGAAGGTGGTCTTTTTGATTTTTGGAATGTTAGGGCTGGGGATGGCGATCGAGCGATCCGGCCTCGCCCAACTGATTGCCAACGGTATGACCAACGGTTTGGGCATTGAAAACCCCTACCTCATGCTGGCGCTGATGTATTTGCTATCGGCGGTGATGACCGAGATCATTTCCAACAATGCTGTCGCCGTGCTGCTCACCCCGCTCGCCATCGTTGTGGCCAATACCCTGAGTCTCACCATTGGCGAACCGGTGAGCCCCATCCCCTTTGTCATTGCCGTGATGTTTGGCTCCTCCGCCAGCTTCTCGACCCCCATCGGCTATCAGACCAACACCTTTGTCTATGGTGCCGGTGGTTATAAATTCGGCGATTTTTTCCGCGCCGGTTTCCCGCTCGCCGTGATCCTCTGGCTCATGGCCAGCTGCCTGATCCCACTGCTTTGGCCATTTGACGCCGTGTAA
- a CDS encoding Spx/MgsR family RNA polymerase-binding regulatory protein: MLRFYAYKGCDGCRKARKWLQANDISFEEIPVREQPPSLDELQQAKEVLGLKALFNTSGMDYRKLGMKDKLPAMSEQEALQTLHECGNLVKRPFLVGETTALTGFKEAVWAEQLTSQ, from the coding sequence ATGCTGCGTTTTTACGCTTACAAGGGATGCGATGGCTGTCGGAAGGCACGCAAGTGGTTGCAAGCGAATGATATTTCATTCGAAGAGATCCCTGTGCGCGAGCAACCGCCGTCGCTTGACGAATTGCAACAGGCTAAGGAGGTATTAGGCCTCAAGGCCTTGTTCAATACCTCTGGCATGGATTACCGCAAGCTGGGCATGAAGGACAAGCTCCCTGCCATGTCCGAGCAAGAAGCACTGCAGACACTGCACGAATGCGGAAACTTGGTGAAACGCCCATTTCTGGTTGGCGAAACCACCGCACTCACCGGCTTCAAAGAAGCGGTGTGGGCCGAGCAGTTGACTTCGCAGTAG
- the infA gene encoding translation initiation factor IF-1, whose amino-acid sequence MIIYDDVIATAFILITVDNESTKEHTIAGRPKRPGGGGRRRNRHNYGPRKRKDDGREDKAVEVEGTISSVLAGTMFKVELPSGHEVLAHISGKMRKRFIRLVVGDKVKMEMSPYDTSKARIVFRVG is encoded by the coding sequence GTGATAATCTATGATGATGTGATCGCCACGGCGTTCATTCTGATCACTGTGGATAATGAATCAACAAAGGAGCACACTATCGCAGGAAGACCCAAAAGGCCAGGAGGCGGCGGACGACGCCGGAACCGACACAATTATGGCCCCCGTAAGAGAAAAGACGACGGCCGTGAAGATAAAGCTGTCGAGGTAGAAGGAACGATTTCCTCCGTCCTCGCTGGAACCATGTTCAAGGTGGAATTGCCTAGTGGACACGAAGTCCTCGCACACATCTCTGGGAAAATGCGTAAACGTTTCATCCGCTTGGTGGTGGGTGACAAGGTGAAAATGGAGATGTCTCCCTATGACACCAGCAAAGCCCGGATCGTTTTCCGTGTGGGCTAA
- a CDS encoding vWA domain-containing protein, translated as MSLHATLSPEAQARLDAQKRNSTISSIIISLLVVLLVGIALMFFLLPSVDNFTPEIVSYQGPQEEKEKVTKREISRKVQPKPSSPSSSMAKVIAANVTSNIAIPVPETNAEISLEMGNGDDFGDGWGDGDGWGDGGGGATFFGQKVQATRVCYVIDYSASMRGKRIELLKKELTKSVKGLSPGVQYQLIFFAGPAWLAGDEVEMAKDRSGAIVKSGKNEFKWSSPKKSASSWKTTGKKQPVSWLEASPQQIFKSLKAVKNTPLVWGTAWEDPLKMALNMDPAPQVIFFMTDGLAGGSSDQVARNVAARAKTKGIQINTIAMMEPKAEKAMKVLSKNHDGTFTLIQEDGKAVKK; from the coding sequence ATGAGTCTTCACGCAACACTGAGCCCAGAAGCACAAGCACGTCTTGATGCGCAAAAGAGAAACAGCACCATCAGCAGTATCATTATTTCCCTGCTGGTTGTGTTATTGGTAGGCATCGCTCTGATGTTCTTCCTACTGCCGAGCGTGGATAACTTCACTCCGGAGATTGTTTCTTATCAAGGACCTCAGGAGGAAAAGGAAAAAGTCACCAAACGCGAGATCTCTCGGAAAGTGCAGCCGAAGCCTTCCTCTCCTTCGTCTTCCATGGCTAAGGTGATTGCGGCCAATGTCACTTCGAACATTGCCATCCCCGTTCCTGAAACCAACGCTGAGATTTCCCTCGAAATGGGCAACGGCGATGACTTTGGTGACGGCTGGGGCGACGGAGACGGCTGGGGCGACGGTGGCGGTGGAGCTACCTTCTTCGGTCAGAAAGTGCAGGCCACCCGCGTTTGCTACGTAATCGATTACTCTGCTTCCATGCGCGGTAAGCGGATTGAGTTGCTGAAAAAAGAGCTGACCAAATCTGTCAAAGGTCTCAGCCCAGGGGTGCAGTATCAGCTGATCTTCTTCGCTGGACCGGCATGGCTGGCTGGTGACGAGGTGGAAATGGCGAAAGACCGTTCCGGTGCCATCGTGAAAAGCGGCAAGAACGAATTCAAATGGTCGTCACCCAAGAAGAGTGCCAGCAGCTGGAAAACGACTGGCAAAAAGCAGCCGGTCTCATGGCTCGAAGCTTCTCCTCAACAGATTTTCAAAAGCCTGAAGGCAGTGAAAAATACACCTCTCGTCTGGGGCACCGCATGGGAAGATCCACTTAAAATGGCTTTGAATATGGATCCTGCACCTCAGGTGATCTTCTTCATGACCGATGGTCTTGCCGGAGGTAGCTCCGATCAGGTTGCACGCAACGTCGCAGCACGAGCCAAGACCAAGGGGATTCAAATCAACACCATCGCCATGATGGAGCCGAAGGCTGAGAAAGCGATGAAAGTCCTCTCCAAGAACCACGATGGCACCTTCACCCTGATTCAGGAAGACGGTAAGGCGGTCAAGAAGTAA
- the ptsP gene encoding phosphoenolpyruvate--protein phosphotransferase translates to MHVNTEEIIIQGSPGSPGISFGPVHVMARGFSAPDVYEIRDDQVEREQERFEKALEITKEQLDQLRVHIENLSGEEEGKIFDAHLMVLEDKTLLKRVSHAISERRQNAEYAFYAVMQTFLEAMRRVNDSYLRERAADIDDVCQRVLRNFTQDATSPASDRPDHQHILVAYDLSPSDTASIDRNHVLGFATEQGSVNSHTAILARSLGIPAIVGLEGAVIDITTLSGGILDGYNGTLILNPSVETIKKYQEKSLRKKQAQKELETLREKDTATSDGHRITLSANIEFTNELPQVAQSGAEGVGLFRTEFYLLNGGEMPDEHQQEKVYTEVAKAMNPHLTIVRTLDAGGDKISAEPLSSPEPNPFLGWRGVRVSLTRTALFKEQLRGVLRASTAGKLGVMFPMISGIAEVLAAKELLKESMDELHREGVPFDENIQVGVMIEIPSAAVMADEIAKEVDFLSIGTNDLIQYTVAVDRVNPYVANLYKPTHPAVFRLMDMTVRAAKDNGIWTGVCGEMAAQLLLTPLLVGLGVDELSVGPHMVPSIKKAVRSLSQAECAEMMQQVLKMRTSPDIAEISKNMAYRHYPELID, encoded by the coding sequence ATGCACGTCAACACTGAGGAAATCATTATTCAAGGCTCTCCTGGTTCGCCTGGGATTTCCTTTGGACCCGTGCATGTGATGGCGCGTGGTTTTTCCGCTCCTGATGTCTATGAGATCAGAGACGATCAGGTGGAGCGCGAGCAGGAACGATTTGAAAAAGCCTTGGAGATCACCAAGGAGCAGCTCGACCAGCTGCGTGTCCACATCGAAAACCTGTCCGGCGAAGAGGAAGGCAAAATTTTCGATGCCCACTTGATGGTGTTAGAGGACAAGACCTTGCTCAAGCGGGTCAGCCACGCCATTAGCGAGCGCCGGCAAAATGCCGAGTATGCCTTCTACGCGGTGATGCAAACCTTCCTGGAGGCGATGCGTCGGGTCAACGACTCCTACCTGCGCGAACGGGCAGCCGACATCGATGACGTCTGTCAGCGAGTGCTGCGTAATTTCACCCAAGATGCCACTTCTCCCGCCTCCGATCGCCCTGACCACCAGCACATCCTGGTGGCCTACGACCTGAGCCCCAGTGACACTGCATCGATCGATCGCAATCACGTGTTAGGCTTCGCCACTGAGCAAGGAAGCGTGAACTCGCACACCGCCATTCTAGCCCGATCACTTGGCATTCCCGCCATTGTGGGACTGGAAGGCGCAGTGATCGACATCACCACCCTCTCAGGAGGCATCCTCGATGGTTACAACGGCACCCTGATCCTCAACCCCTCGGTTGAGACGATCAAAAAGTATCAGGAAAAGTCGCTGCGCAAGAAGCAGGCGCAAAAAGAGCTGGAGACACTGCGGGAAAAAGACACCGCCACTTCGGACGGTCACCGCATTACGCTTTCCGCCAACATCGAGTTCACCAACGAACTCCCCCAGGTGGCGCAGTCGGGAGCCGAAGGGGTAGGCCTGTTCCGCACCGAGTTCTATCTACTCAACGGCGGTGAGATGCCAGACGAGCACCAGCAGGAAAAAGTTTACACTGAGGTCGCCAAGGCGATGAACCCGCACCTCACCATCGTCCGGACTCTCGACGCCGGCGGCGACAAAATCTCCGCCGAACCCCTGTCCAGTCCCGAGCCCAACCCCTTTCTGGGCTGGCGTGGCGTTCGGGTTTCGCTGACTCGAACCGCTCTGTTCAAAGAACAGCTGCGTGGCGTCTTGCGTGCCAGCACCGCGGGCAAACTGGGCGTCATGTTCCCCATGATCTCCGGCATTGCCGAAGTATTGGCGGCGAAAGAGCTGCTCAAGGAATCGATGGACGAGCTGCACCGTGAGGGAGTTCCCTTCGATGAAAACATTCAAGTGGGCGTGATGATCGAAATCCCCTCTGCCGCTGTGATGGCTGATGAAATTGCCAAGGAAGTGGATTTCCTCTCCATCGGAACCAACGATCTGATCCAGTACACAGTCGCCGTCGATCGCGTGAACCCCTACGTCGCCAATCTCTACAAACCCACCCACCCGGCGGTTTTCCGTCTGATGGACATGACGGTGCGCGCCGCCAAAGACAACGGCATCTGGACCGGAGTCTGCGGTGAAATGGCAGCCCAACTGCTACTCACTCCGCTCTTGGTCGGCTTGGGAGTGGATGAACTCTCGGTGGGCCCTCACATGGTGCCCAGCATTAAAAAAGCGGTGCGCTCACTGTCCCAGGCAGAATGCGCCGAGATGATGCAGCAGGTGCTCAAAATGCGCACCAGCCCCGACATCGCCGAGATTTCCAAGAACATGGCCTACCGCCATTATCCGGAACTGATTGATTAG
- a CDS encoding HPr family phosphocarrier protein — MPTREFTVTNKLGIHARPAAQFVKTASRFSCDIQVEKDDEQADGKSIMGLMMLAAGHGSVLTISADGEDADSALDALGELIEKNFEE, encoded by the coding sequence ATGCCTACCCGCGAATTCACTGTAACCAACAAATTGGGAATCCACGCCCGTCCCGCTGCTCAATTCGTTAAGACCGCCAGCCGCTTCTCTTGTGATATTCAGGTGGAAAAAGATGACGAGCAAGCCGACGGCAAATCGATCATGGGACTGATGATGCTCGCAGCCGGCCACGGCTCCGTTCTAACCATCTCAGCCGACGGTGAAGATGCAGATTCCGCCCTGGATGCACTGGGTGAGTTGATCGAAAAAAACTTTGAAGAATAG
- the hprK gene encoding HPr(Ser) kinase/phosphatase, which produces MPKKHKRKRISHLSVGDFFKRHGESLKLELLGDEVGYERKILEPTINHPGLALAGFLSYFAYKRVQVLGNSEQSYLNKLDEAERIERFSIICQRDIPCIVTSRGKALTPDLLKVANEHGIAVFGTPMVTMKFVNAATLNLEKDFAESTTRHGCMVDFRGVGVLIMGDSGAGKSEVAIGLLERGGALVADDMVIIHKIGGELVASTKEFSRGFIEMRGVGIINVGNIFGLGSIRPSKRLDLVVTLKPQADLNNVDRLGVNRKSYRILGHGVTHVEIPVAPGRDTTRLVAVTCLEHQLRIMGYDMAAEFNQRLIDKMNSSQFGPGL; this is translated from the coding sequence ATGCCGAAGAAACACAAACGAAAGCGTATCTCCCATCTCAGCGTGGGAGATTTCTTTAAACGCCACGGCGAATCTCTCAAGCTGGAGCTGCTCGGCGATGAAGTGGGTTACGAACGCAAAATCCTCGAGCCCACCATCAACCACCCCGGCCTCGCTCTCGCGGGCTTCCTTTCCTACTTTGCCTACAAACGTGTGCAAGTGCTGGGCAACTCCGAGCAATCGTATCTCAACAAGCTGGATGAAGCCGAGCGGATCGAACGTTTCAGCATCATTTGTCAGCGCGATATCCCCTGCATCGTCACCTCACGCGGCAAAGCACTCACCCCCGACCTGCTCAAGGTGGCCAACGAACACGGCATCGCCGTCTTTGGCACTCCCATGGTGACCATGAAATTTGTCAACGCCGCCACGCTGAATCTGGAAAAAGACTTCGCCGAGTCGACCACCCGCCATGGCTGCATGGTCGATTTTCGCGGTGTCGGTGTGCTCATCATGGGCGATAGCGGAGCGGGCAAGAGCGAGGTCGCCATCGGTCTGCTAGAACGCGGTGGCGCTCTGGTGGCCGATGACATGGTGATCATTCACAAGATCGGCGGTGAACTGGTCGCCAGCACCAAGGAATTCTCCCGTGGATTCATCGAGATGCGCGGCGTGGGGATCATCAATGTTGGCAATATCTTCGGTCTCGGCAGTATTCGTCCCAGCAAGCGACTCGATCTGGTCGTGACCCTGAAACCCCAGGCGGACCTCAACAATGTGGACCGTCTGGGAGTGAACCGAAAATCCTACCGTATCCTCGGCCACGGCGTCACCCATGTGGAGATTCCTGTCGCTCCGGGACGCGATACCACCCGCCTGGTGGCGGTCACCTGTCTCGAGCACCAATTGCGGATCATGGGTTACGACATGGCAGCCGAGTTCAACCAGCGTTTGATCGATAAGATGAACTCCAGCCAATTTGGACCAGGACTTTAG
- a CDS encoding ATP-dependent zinc protease family protein, which yields MPKTYISQATRRTQSSRAVAEELQIPVSSRTDAKMLIGRREWFSLPDLGVDIVTAKVDTGAYTSSLHAHDIESFEKGGEEWVRFVSYSHHGEAVHCEAPLVQRKKIKSSTGQGRERMIIKTVVRLVGGFEWDVLFSLADRSVMKCPLLIGRRALSGYFVVDTQASHLFGNISSLTGHSHHKRK from the coding sequence ATGCCCAAGACCTACATAAGCCAAGCCACGCGCCGGACGCAAAGTTCCCGCGCCGTGGCCGAGGAGCTGCAGATCCCGGTAAGCTCCCGAACCGATGCAAAAATGCTGATCGGCCGCAGGGAATGGTTTTCACTTCCCGATCTGGGGGTGGATATTGTGACCGCGAAAGTGGACACCGGTGCCTATACCTCCAGTCTTCATGCCCACGATATTGAGTCGTTTGAGAAGGGCGGCGAGGAGTGGGTTCGCTTTGTCTCCTACAGTCACCACGGCGAGGCAGTGCATTGTGAGGCTCCCTTGGTGCAGCGGAAAAAAATTAAAAGCTCCACCGGCCAGGGGCGCGAACGCATGATTATCAAGACTGTGGTTCGTCTGGTCGGAGGATTCGAGTGGGATGTGCTTTTCAGCCTTGCAGATCGATCCGTAATGAAGTGTCCTCTGCTTATCGGGCGGCGCGCTTTATCTGGTTACTTCGTCGTCGATACTCAGGCTTCCCATTTGTTTGGAAATATCTCGAGCCTGACTGGTCACTCCCACCACAAACGAAAATGA
- the rimK gene encoding 30S ribosomal protein S6--L-glutamate ligase: MKIAILSRNPRLYSTNSLKVAAEKAGHEVDVIDYLKCHMNIASSGPSIFLGDKELNDYDAIIPRIGASRTFFGTAVVRQFEIMGVYSINESVAISRSRDKLRSLQLLARKGIGLPVTTFAHDTRATGHMIKLCGGAPIVIKLLEGTQGVGVVLAETAKAAESVIEAFRGLDANILAQEFIKEAGGADIRCLVVGGKVVAAMKRQGKEGEFRSNLHRGGNAAVVKITPQERATAVRAAKIMGLSLAGVDLLRSNHGPVVMEVNSSPGLEGIETATGKDVAGQIISFIEKSAKVTSTRTRGKG, translated from the coding sequence ATGAAAATAGCTATTCTCTCTCGAAATCCGCGCCTGTATTCTACGAACAGCCTGAAAGTGGCTGCTGAAAAAGCAGGCCATGAGGTGGATGTGATCGATTATCTTAAGTGCCACATGAACATCGCCTCCAGCGGTCCGAGTATCTTCCTCGGTGACAAGGAGCTGAACGACTACGATGCCATTATCCCTCGCATTGGCGCATCGCGCACATTCTTTGGAACCGCCGTGGTGCGCCAGTTTGAAATCATGGGCGTTTACTCGATCAATGAGTCCGTGGCGATCTCTCGTTCGCGTGATAAATTGCGATCTCTGCAGCTGCTGGCACGCAAAGGCATCGGCCTGCCGGTGACCACCTTTGCGCACGATACCCGGGCCACTGGGCACATGATTAAATTGTGCGGCGGCGCTCCGATTGTGATCAAGTTGTTAGAAGGCACGCAGGGGGTGGGTGTGGTATTGGCTGAAACGGCCAAAGCTGCCGAATCCGTGATCGAGGCTTTCCGCGGCCTGGATGCTAACATCCTTGCCCAAGAGTTCATCAAGGAGGCTGGTGGCGCCGATATCCGCTGCCTGGTGGTTGGCGGTAAAGTCGTGGCTGCGATGAAACGCCAAGGTAAGGAGGGCGAGTTCCGCTCGAACCTTCATCGCGGTGGCAATGCTGCGGTGGTGAAAATAACTCCTCAAGAAAGAGCCACAGCCGTTAGGGCCGCCAAGATCATGGGACTGAGCCTGGCTGGGGTCGATTTGCTTAGGTCCAACCACGGTCCGGTGGTGATGGAGGTGAACTCTTCACCGGGGCTGGAAGGGATTGAAACAGCCACGGGCAAAGACGTCGCCGGACAGATCATCAGCTTCATTGAGAAAAGCGCCAAGGTCACCAGCACCCGCACTCGTGGGAAAGGTTAG
- a CDS encoding UbiA family prenyltransferase, whose product MNASFGEKFRAVLATGRVANLPTVWSNVLMAYLMAETLQNSGHSYYFNGVETFQLWMLGLIMLAGSLLYVGGCMLGDYRDIPFDTEHRPGRPIPSGVLSPSFVAISAITLLGLGLVVGAASFPVAIIYGFKVPWDALKSASGNDLQSLVQTDQLALLGVLVALIVVYALFHKRSRPLALVNMALCRTQLVIFAAAAALPAFFSTSSTTPTFHGQWIIAPVLITGAAVGIYTLLLASVAATESNQEKIKYSLFLKAAMFLLPLLAIALMLSLGFEPKQDSYPWGNSSLTAETSRPLFYTVLIIYCSWMLFAFRALPNDKPAFVSRALAGFSLLDASFAASYSVTVPLICLALFGLALLLQKITPAT is encoded by the coding sequence ATGAACGCCTCTTTCGGTGAAAAATTCCGTGCCGTGCTGGCAACGGGTCGGGTGGCGAATTTGCCCACCGTCTGGAGCAATGTGCTCATGGCCTACCTGATGGCCGAGACACTTCAAAATTCAGGCCACAGCTACTACTTCAACGGCGTCGAAACCTTCCAGCTTTGGATGTTAGGGCTGATCATGCTTGCCGGTTCGCTGCTTTATGTCGGTGGCTGCATGCTAGGCGACTACCGCGACATCCCCTTTGATACGGAACACCGCCCAGGACGCCCGATTCCATCGGGAGTGCTCTCACCCAGCTTCGTCGCCATCTCCGCCATCACGCTGTTAGGGCTTGGTCTCGTCGTTGGAGCGGCCTCTTTTCCTGTCGCGATCATCTACGGTTTCAAGGTGCCATGGGATGCCTTGAAGAGCGCCAGTGGAAATGATCTGCAATCCCTGGTGCAGACGGATCAGCTGGCATTGCTCGGAGTGCTGGTCGCTCTCATCGTCGTCTACGCCCTCTTCCACAAAAGGTCCCGACCTCTGGCCTTGGTGAACATGGCCCTGTGTCGGACTCAGCTGGTGATCTTTGCTGCGGCCGCCGCTCTACCAGCTTTTTTTTCCACCAGTAGCACGACTCCCACCTTCCACGGGCAATGGATCATCGCCCCCGTGCTGATCACCGGAGCCGCTGTGGGGATTTACACACTGCTGCTTGCCAGCGTTGCCGCGACGGAATCGAATCAGGAGAAGATCAAGTATTCGCTTTTCCTGAAAGCCGCGATGTTCTTGCTCCCCCTGCTGGCCATCGCCTTGATGTTGTCGCTTGGTTTTGAGCCCAAACAGGACTCCTATCCGTGGGGCAACAGCAGTTTGACGGCAGAGACCAGTCGGCCCCTATTTTACACCGTCCTGATTATTTACTGCAGCTGGATGCTATTCGCCTTCCGTGCGCTCCCTAACGACAAACCGGCCTTCGTCTCGCGCGCACTGGCTGGCTTTAGCTTGTTAGACGCCAGCTTCGCCGCCAGCTACTCGGTGACCGTGCCGCTGATCTGCCTGGCGCTCTTCGGACTCGCACTACTGCTGCAAAAGATCACTCCCGCGACTTAA
- a CDS encoding MalY/PatB family protein produces the protein MAFDFDRIIPRRGTGSLKWDKFPELDPFWVADMDFTSPPEVLEALQERVAHGVLGYAVPHQGLMDALQEYMQKRHQLSIQEEEIVHLGGLVCALSMIARAIGKPGGQIMTCTPIYPPFLSVHHDADKECLTVPHIQVDGRWVFDWEAMEAAVTEDTAIFLLSNPQNPLGRVFTREEVEQLAAFCDRHDIVLVSDEIHCDLILDETQTPHVCAAGLPEELQKRIITLLAPSKTYNIAGMGYAFAVIRDAALRRKFTQAKGHSQPEIGCLSYYTAEAAYRHGEPWRQQLLAYLAKNRDTVTDFVRTRLPGCVIPDIEATYLAWIDCRALGKDNPANFFEKEATLYLSDGVYFGAPGHVRFNYGCPNSRVLEGLEKMANVIA, from the coding sequence ATGGCTTTTGATTTCGACCGCATTATTCCGCGCCGTGGCACCGGTTCTTTGAAATGGGACAAGTTCCCTGAGCTCGACCCGTTCTGGGTGGCGGACATGGATTTCACCTCGCCGCCTGAAGTGCTGGAGGCTCTACAAGAGCGTGTGGCGCACGGAGTGTTAGGCTACGCCGTCCCCCACCAAGGATTGATGGATGCGCTGCAGGAATACATGCAGAAGCGTCACCAGCTCAGCATTCAGGAAGAAGAAATTGTCCACCTCGGAGGCCTGGTCTGCGCGCTTTCCATGATCGCCCGCGCCATCGGTAAACCCGGCGGCCAGATCATGACCTGCACACCGATCTACCCACCATTCCTCAGCGTGCACCACGATGCGGACAAAGAGTGCCTCACCGTGCCCCACATCCAGGTGGATGGTCGCTGGGTCTTCGACTGGGAGGCCATGGAAGCCGCCGTCACCGAGGACACCGCCATTTTCCTCCTCAGCAACCCGCAGAACCCACTGGGCCGCGTGTTCACCCGCGAAGAAGTGGAGCAGCTCGCCGCCTTCTGCGATCGGCATGACATCGTGCTGGTATCCGATGAGATCCACTGCGATCTCATTCTCGATGAAACACAGACCCCACACGTCTGCGCCGCCGGCCTGCCGGAGGAGCTGCAGAAGCGCATCATCACCCTGTTAGCACCGAGCAAGACCTACAACATCGCCGGCATGGGATACGCCTTTGCGGTGATCCGCGATGCGGCACTGCGTCGGAAATTCACCCAGGCCAAGGGGCACAGCCAGCCAGAGATCGGCTGCCTTTCCTACTACACCGCCGAGGCCGCCTACCGTCACGGCGAGCCATGGCGTCAGCAGCTGCTCGCCTATCTGGCCAAGAACCGCGACACCGTCACCGACTTCGTCCGCACCCGTCTGCCAGGCTGTGTGATCCCCGACATTGAAGCCACCTACCTCGCCTGGATCGACTGCCGGGCGCTCGGAAAAGACAACCCTGCGAATTTCTTTGAAAAAGAAGCGACACTTTACCTCTCCGACGGCGTTTACTTTGGCGCACCCGGCCACGTCCGCTTCAACTACGGTTGTCCGAACAGCCGTGTGCTTGAAGGCCTCGAGAAAATGGCTAATGTCATTGCCTAA